One genomic region from Bradyrhizobium icense encodes:
- the pgl gene encoding 6-phosphogluconolactonase, which produces MTANDNRRVIAVADPAALAEAAAERVLARIEANSGRVAVCLTGGSSPKELYQLLATDPYRSRIPWQRVHWFIGDERFVPADDPLNNMGMARAAFLDRCAPAANIHPIPTATADPTDPDRCAALYERELHSFFGADTLDQSRPLFDLVLMGVGPDGHTASLFPGDPALDETARWVVGVPRAHVEPFVPRITLTLPTLASCREMLFVVAGGTKRAILTRLFARENLPANSARSAGETIWLVDREALPEGFGGR; this is translated from the coding sequence ATGACAGCGAACGACAATCGCCGCGTGATTGCGGTCGCCGATCCGGCCGCACTGGCCGAAGCCGCGGCCGAACGCGTGCTCGCCAGGATCGAGGCCAATAGCGGCCGCGTGGCGGTTTGCCTGACCGGCGGATCGAGCCCCAAGGAGCTTTATCAATTGCTCGCAACCGATCCCTATCGCAGCCGGATCCCGTGGCAGCGCGTGCACTGGTTCATCGGCGACGAGCGCTTCGTGCCGGCGGACGATCCGCTCAACAATATGGGCATGGCGCGGGCGGCTTTCCTGGACCGATGCGCGCCGGCGGCGAACATCCATCCGATTCCGACCGCGACCGCCGACCCGACCGATCCCGACCGCTGCGCCGCGCTTTACGAGCGGGAATTGCACTCGTTCTTTGGAGCAGACACGCTCGATCAAAGCCGCCCCTTGTTCGATCTCGTGTTGATGGGTGTAGGTCCCGACGGCCACACCGCATCGCTGTTTCCCGGCGATCCCGCGCTCGATGAGACAGCGCGCTGGGTGGTCGGCGTGCCACGCGCGCATGTCGAGCCGTTCGTCCCGCGGATCACCCTCACGCTGCCCACCCTTGCCTCCTGCCGCGAAATGCTGTTCGTCGTCGCAGGCGGGACCAAGCGTGCGATCTTGACGCGCCTGTTTGCACGCGAGAATCTGCCCGCCAACAGCGCGCGATCCGCCGGCGAGACGATCTGGCTGGTGGACCGGGAAGCGCTTCCGGAGGGTTTTGGTGGGCGATAG
- a CDS encoding Cof-type HAD-IIB family hydrolase, which produces MTRIALVVSDVDGTLLTHDKVLTEGAKAAVRKLHAAGIGFTIVSSRPTIGMGFLIESLSITLPVGAFNGSSIVDAGLKPIEQYLIGATVAQRSLDVLNAFGVDIWLFTNQRWYTRNPDGEYVPHEKLAIKANPTIVTDFTPHLAETCKIVGASSDAERLQRCEVAMREALGREAVAVRSQTYYLDVTPPGHDKGTFVDAMISRLGISAAAVATIGDMENDLPMFARSGVSFAMGNAADGIKRHATHVTDSNERDGFAVAIETVLRLG; this is translated from the coding sequence ATGACACGAATCGCGCTCGTTGTTTCCGACGTCGATGGCACCCTGTTGACACACGACAAGGTCCTGACAGAGGGCGCCAAGGCAGCCGTGCGCAAGCTGCATGCGGCCGGCATCGGCTTCACCATCGTCTCCAGCCGGCCGACCATCGGCATGGGTTTTCTGATCGAGTCGCTTTCGATCACGCTTCCGGTCGGCGCCTTCAACGGCAGCTCGATCGTTGATGCCGGGCTCAAACCGATCGAGCAGTATCTGATCGGCGCAACCGTGGCCCAGCGCAGCCTCGACGTGCTCAATGCCTTCGGCGTGGACATCTGGCTGTTCACCAATCAGCGCTGGTACACGCGCAATCCCGACGGCGAGTACGTCCCGCACGAGAAGCTGGCCATCAAGGCCAATCCGACCATCGTCACCGACTTCACGCCGCATCTGGCGGAGACCTGCAAGATCGTCGGCGCCAGTTCCGATGCTGAGCGGTTGCAGCGCTGCGAGGTGGCAATGCGGGAGGCGCTCGGCCGGGAGGCCGTCGCGGTCCGCTCGCAGACTTATTATCTCGACGTCACGCCGCCCGGTCACGACAAGGGCACCTTCGTGGACGCCATGATCAGCCGGCTCGGCATTTCAGCGGCGGCGGTCGCGACCATCGGCGACATGGAGAACGACCTTCCGATGTTTGCCCGAAGCGGCGTTTCGTTTGCGATGGGCAACGCGGCCGACGGCATCAAGCGGCACGCGACGCATGTGACCGACAGCAACGAGCGCGACGGCTTTGCCGTGGCGATCGAGACCGTGCTGCGGCTCGGATAG
- a CDS encoding glycoside hydrolase family 15 protein: MSCQIEDYGLIGDCETAALVGRDGSIDWLCWPAFDSDACFAALLGSHKHGRWLIAPVEEITGTSRNYWGDTLILQTRFETADGAVELIDFMPPRGNASDVVRLVRGLRGRVRMHMQLVIRFGFGTDIPWVKKSEDGSALLAICGQDMTVLRTPVETRGEDLTTVADFEVGEGDTVPFVLTYGPSHLPVPKPIDPAYALHDTEAFWTEWSNRCTYEGEYRALVMRSLITLKAQTYAPTGGIVAAPTTSLPEKLGGARNWDYRFCWLRDATFTLLALMNSGYTEEASAWHHWLLRAAAGSPANMQIMYGIMGQRRLLEWEATWLPGYEGAKPVRVGNAAHAQLQLDVYGELIDAFHQWRVAKLEMDETSWAMECAVLQHLAGRWDQPDHGIWERRGAGRHYVSSKVMTWVAFDRGIKSAEMFGFKAPLVKWRVLRDAIHQDVCARGFDPELNSFVESYGSKMLDASILLLPSVGFLPPEDPRVRGTLEATERHLMRDGFVLRHDPREAEKQPAEGAFLACTLWLADAYVLAGEFAKAQDLFDRVVAIANDLGLLAEEYDTAARRQTGNFPQALTHIALINTAQNLSAAKIPSEKPAVQRSK, from the coding sequence TTGTCGTGCCAGATCGAAGACTACGGGCTGATCGGCGACTGCGAGACCGCGGCGCTGGTCGGCCGTGACGGATCGATCGACTGGCTGTGCTGGCCGGCGTTCGATTCCGACGCGTGCTTTGCAGCCCTTCTCGGCAGCCACAAGCACGGCCGCTGGCTGATCGCACCGGTCGAGGAGATCACCGGCACCTCGCGCAACTATTGGGGCGACACCCTGATCCTGCAGACGCGGTTCGAGACCGCCGACGGCGCGGTCGAGCTGATCGACTTCATGCCGCCGCGCGGCAACGCCTCCGACGTAGTGCGGCTGGTGCGCGGCCTTCGCGGCCGGGTCAGGATGCACATGCAGCTTGTCATCCGCTTCGGCTTCGGTACCGACATTCCCTGGGTCAAGAAGAGCGAGGACGGCTCCGCGCTGCTCGCGATTTGCGGGCAGGACATGACGGTGTTGCGCACGCCGGTGGAAACCCGCGGTGAGGACCTGACGACGGTCGCCGATTTCGAGGTCGGCGAGGGCGATACCGTCCCCTTCGTGCTCACCTACGGCCCTTCGCATCTGCCGGTGCCCAAGCCGATCGATCCTGCCTATGCCTTGCACGATACCGAAGCGTTCTGGACCGAGTGGAGCAACCGTTGCACCTATGAGGGCGAATACCGCGCTCTCGTGATGCGTTCATTGATCACGCTGAAGGCGCAGACCTATGCGCCGACCGGCGGCATCGTCGCTGCGCCGACGACCTCGCTGCCGGAAAAGCTCGGCGGCGCCAGGAATTGGGATTATCGCTTCTGTTGGCTGCGCGACGCTACCTTCACGCTGCTGGCGCTGATGAACTCGGGCTATACCGAGGAGGCTTCCGCCTGGCACCATTGGTTGCTACGGGCGGCGGCGGGTTCTCCCGCCAACATGCAAATCATGTACGGCATCATGGGCCAGCGGCGTCTTTTGGAATGGGAGGCCACGTGGCTGCCGGGCTATGAAGGCGCAAAGCCGGTACGGGTCGGCAATGCCGCGCATGCGCAACTGCAGCTCGACGTCTACGGTGAATTGATCGATGCCTTCCACCAGTGGCGTGTGGCCAAGCTCGAAATGGATGAGACGAGCTGGGCGATGGAATGCGCCGTTCTGCAGCACCTCGCCGGACGGTGGGACCAGCCGGATCATGGCATCTGGGAGCGCCGCGGCGCGGGCAGGCATTATGTCTCGTCGAAGGTCATGACCTGGGTCGCGTTCGACCGCGGCATCAAGAGCGCAGAGATGTTCGGCTTCAAGGCGCCGCTGGTAAAGTGGCGGGTGCTACGCGACGCCATTCATCAAGACGTCTGCGCCAGGGGATTTGATCCCGAACTGAACTCCTTCGTCGAGTCCTACGGCTCAAAGATGCTCGATGCATCCATCCTGTTGCTGCCGTCGGTGGGGTTCCTGCCGCCTGAAGATCCCCGCGTGCGCGGCACGTTGGAGGCGACGGAACGGCATCTGATGCGCGACGGCTTCGTGCTGCGGCACGATCCCCGTGAAGCGGAGAAGCAGCCGGCCGAAGGCGCGTTCCTTGCCTGCACGCTGTGGCTGGCGGATGCCTATGTTCTGGCGGGTGAGTTCGCCAAGGCACAAGACTTGTTTGACCGTGTGGTCGCCATCGCCAACGACCTCGGCCTCCTGGCCGAGGAGTACGATACGGCGGCCCGTCGCCAGACCGGCAATTTCCCGCAGGCGCTGACGCATATCGCGCTGATCAACACTGCGCAGAACCTCAGCGCCGCCAAGATCCCGTCCGAGAAACCGGCGGTGCAGCGGTCTAAATAG
- a CDS encoding gluconokinase, with translation MGVSGSGKSTIADHLARRLGWRYEDGDRFHPPANVAKMSAGHPLTDQDRWPWLRAIADEIDRLAASGEHAVIACSALKRAYRDILVHGRDDVRIVFLDGTQDLIAERLAARKGHFMPPGLLASQFRTLEPPGAGERPIIVSIDAPVEIIVDDIVCQLNLVPQ, from the coding sequence ATGGGGGTTTCCGGCTCGGGCAAGAGCACCATCGCCGATCATCTCGCCAGACGCCTCGGCTGGCGCTACGAGGACGGCGACCGGTTTCACCCGCCGGCCAACGTTGCGAAGATGAGCGCCGGCCATCCGCTCACCGACCAGGACCGCTGGCCGTGGCTGCGGGCGATCGCCGACGAGATCGACCGCCTCGCGGCGTCCGGCGAGCATGCCGTGATCGCCTGCTCGGCGTTGAAGCGCGCCTATCGCGATATCCTCGTACACGGCCGCGACGACGTCCGGATCGTCTTTCTCGACGGAACGCAGGATCTGATCGCCGAGCGGCTTGCCGCCCGCAAGGGCCATTTCATGCCGCCGGGCCTGCTCGCCAGCCAGTTCAGGACACTGGAGCCGCCGGGCGCCGGCGAGCGGCCGATCATTGTATCGATCGATGCCCCTGTCGAGATCATCGTGGATGACATCGTCTGTCAATTGAACCTGGTCCCCCAATGA
- the gnd gene encoding phosphogluconate dehydrogenase (NAD(+)-dependent, decarboxylating): protein MQLGMIGLGRMGGNIVRRLIKNGHTAVVYDKDAKAIGALATEGAIGADTLEDFVAKLDRPRTAWVMLPAGKITETTIEALAKLMQAGDAIIDGGNTFWQDDVRRGAALKAKGLHYLDVGTSGGVWGIERGYCMMIGGDKAVVDRLDPIFRTLAPGVGDIPRTPGREGRDPRVEQGYIHAGPSGAGHFVKMIHNGIEYGLMQAYAEGFDILKNANIDALPPEHRFEFDMADIAEVWRRGSVIPSWLLDLTASALAENQTLDNYSGFVEDSGEGRWTVNAAIDEAVPAEVLTAALYARFRSRKDHTFAEKILSAMRAGFGGHKEPPKKPTSKA, encoded by the coding sequence ATGCAACTCGGCATGATCGGCCTCGGCCGGATGGGCGGCAACATCGTCCGCCGACTGATCAAGAACGGCCACACCGCCGTGGTCTACGACAAGGACGCCAAGGCGATCGGCGCGCTGGCGACGGAAGGCGCGATCGGCGCTGACACGCTGGAAGACTTCGTGGCCAAGCTCGACAGGCCGCGCACGGCCTGGGTGATGCTCCCGGCAGGCAAGATCACCGAGACGACCATCGAGGCGCTGGCAAAGCTGATGCAGGCGGGCGACGCCATCATCGATGGCGGCAACACGTTCTGGCAGGATGACGTCCGCCGCGGCGCGGCGCTGAAGGCGAAAGGCCTGCACTACCTCGACGTCGGCACCAGCGGCGGCGTCTGGGGCATCGAACGCGGCTATTGCATGATGATCGGCGGCGACAAGGCGGTGGTCGACCGGCTCGATCCGATCTTCAGGACACTGGCGCCGGGCGTGGGCGACATTCCGCGCACGCCAGGGCGCGAAGGCCGCGATCCGCGCGTCGAGCAGGGCTACATCCACGCCGGTCCGTCCGGTGCCGGACATTTCGTCAAGATGATCCACAACGGCATCGAATACGGCCTGATGCAGGCCTATGCCGAAGGGTTTGATATCCTGAAGAACGCCAACATCGACGCGCTGCCGCCGGAGCATCGTTTCGAGTTCGACATGGCCGACATTGCCGAGGTGTGGCGGCGCGGTAGCGTGATCCCCTCCTGGCTGCTCGATCTCACCGCTTCCGCGCTCGCGGAAAACCAGACGCTGGATAACTACTCCGGCTTTGTCGAAGATTCCGGCGAAGGCCGCTGGACCGTCAACGCGGCGATTGACGAGGCCGTACCGGCCGAAGTGCTGACGGCGGCGCTCTACGCACGCTTCCGTTCGCGCAAGGATCACACCTTTGCGGAAAAGATCCTTTCGGCGATGCGAGCCGGCTTCGGCGGCCACAAGGAGCCGCCGAAGAAACCCACTTCGAAGGCGTGA
- a CDS encoding bifunctional transaldolase/phosoglucose isomerase, giving the protein MNPVKALENHGQAIWLDFLARGFVAKGDLKALIDTDGVKGVTSNPSIFEKAIGSSDEYDGAISRALKAGDRPVADLFETLAVEDIQNAADVLRPVYDHLNGNDGFVSLEVSPYLAMDTKGTIAEARRLWKDVNRQNLMVKVPATPEGLPAIEHLIGEGISINITLLFSQAVYREVAEAYIAGLEKYVAEGGDPAPVASVASFFVSRIDTAVDKQLDEKIARANDPGERERLSALKGKVAIANAKLAYQDYKRLFAGPRWEKLAARGAKPQRLLWASTGTKNKDYSDVLYVEELIGPNTVNTVPPATLDAFRDHGTVRDSLEENIEDARRVLEELENSGISLDAITAELVKDGVKLFADSADKLYGAVAYKRATSLDGGIDRQQLALGDGIRKAVENSTEEWRASAKIRRLWLKDKSVWTDDDENKWLGWLNSAAAANIADYEDFARRVKGQNFSDAVVLGMGGSSLGPEVLAETFAKKSGFPKLHVLDSTDPAQVQAMEETVDLAHTLFIVSSKSGGTTEPNVMKDYFFDRVTETIGKDKAGHRFIAVTDPGSSLEKTAISQGFARIFHGDPTIGGRYSVLSPFGLVPAAVAGIDVRGLITHALAMVRSCGADVPPHENPGVQLGLAMGLAGLEGRDKVTITSSQKIADFGAWAEQLIAESTGKDGKGLIPIDGEPLGGPSLYGDDRFFIDIRTEGEDDASHDDRLKALEAAGHPVVRIVMKSIDHIGQEFFRFEMATAVAGAILGINPFNQPDVEAAKIKTRELTGAFEKTGSLPAETPVVSTDEADLFTDEHNAAELRKAGADGTLGSWIKAHLSRSDSGDYVALLAYIARNPGTIGSLQKMRLAVRDTHHLATCAEFGPRFLHSTGQAYKGGPDSGLFLQITADDAEDLPVPGQKASFGIIKAAQARGDFDVLTERGRRALRVHLKGDLGSGLSALDAAIAEALS; this is encoded by the coding sequence ATGAATCCCGTCAAAGCACTCGAAAATCATGGCCAGGCAATCTGGCTGGACTTCCTCGCCCGCGGCTTCGTCGCCAAGGGCGACCTCAAGGCGCTGATCGATACCGACGGCGTCAAGGGCGTGACGTCGAATCCTTCGATCTTCGAAAAGGCTATAGGCAGTTCGGACGAATATGACGGCGCCATCAGCCGCGCCCTGAAAGCGGGCGACCGCCCCGTCGCCGACCTGTTCGAGACGCTCGCCGTCGAGGACATCCAGAACGCTGCCGACGTGCTGCGTCCGGTGTACGACCATTTGAACGGAAACGACGGCTTCGTCAGCCTCGAGGTCTCGCCCTATTTGGCGATGGATACCAAGGGTACCATTGCGGAAGCCCGACGGCTCTGGAAGGATGTCAATCGGCAGAACTTGATGGTGAAGGTGCCGGCCACGCCCGAAGGCCTGCCCGCGATCGAACATCTGATCGGCGAAGGCATCAGCATCAACATCACACTGCTGTTCTCGCAAGCCGTCTATCGCGAGGTTGCGGAGGCGTATATTGCTGGCCTGGAAAAATACGTCGCCGAGGGCGGCGATCCCGCGCCCGTCGCCAGTGTCGCGTCTTTCTTCGTCAGCCGCATCGATACTGCGGTCGACAAGCAGCTCGACGAGAAGATCGCGAGGGCCAATGACCCGGGCGAAAGGGAGCGGCTGAGCGCGCTGAAAGGCAAGGTCGCGATCGCCAACGCCAAGCTCGCCTATCAGGACTACAAGCGGCTGTTCGCAGGCCCGCGCTGGGAGAAGCTTGCCGCCAGGGGCGCCAAGCCGCAGCGGCTGCTGTGGGCCTCCACCGGCACCAAGAACAAGGACTATAGCGACGTGCTGTATGTCGAGGAGCTGATCGGTCCCAACACCGTCAACACCGTGCCGCCGGCAACGCTCGATGCATTCCGCGACCACGGCACAGTGAGGGACAGCCTCGAGGAGAATATCGAGGACGCGCGCCGCGTGCTGGAAGAGCTCGAAAATTCCGGCATCTCGCTCGACGCCATCACGGCCGAGCTGGTCAAGGACGGCGTCAAGCTGTTCGCGGACTCTGCCGACAAGCTCTATGGCGCGGTCGCCTACAAGCGCGCAACCTCGCTCGACGGCGGCATCGACCGGCAGCAACTCGCGCTCGGCGATGGCATCCGCAAAGCCGTCGAGAACAGCACCGAGGAGTGGCGCGCATCGGCCAAAATCCGAAGGCTTTGGCTAAAGGACAAGTCGGTCTGGACCGATGACGACGAGAACAAATGGCTGGGCTGGTTGAACAGCGCGGCCGCCGCCAACATTGCCGACTACGAGGATTTTGCCCGCCGCGTGAAGGGGCAGAATTTCAGCGACGCGGTCGTGCTCGGCATGGGCGGATCGAGCCTCGGACCGGAGGTGCTGGCGGAGACGTTTGCCAAGAAATCCGGTTTCCCGAAGCTGCACGTGCTCGATTCCACCGATCCCGCGCAGGTGCAGGCGATGGAGGAGACCGTCGACCTCGCCCACACGCTGTTCATCGTCTCCAGCAAATCCGGCGGCACCACCGAGCCGAACGTGATGAAGGATTACTTCTTCGATCGCGTCACCGAGACCATCGGCAAGGACAAGGCCGGACATCGCTTCATCGCGGTCACCGATCCCGGCTCGTCGCTGGAGAAGACAGCAATCAGCCAAGGCTTTGCCCGCATCTTCCATGGCGATCCCACGATCGGCGGACGCTATTCCGTGTTGTCGCCGTTCGGACTGGTGCCGGCGGCTGTCGCCGGCATCGACGTTCGCGGCCTGATCACGCACGCGCTCGCGATGGTGCGCTCCTGTGGCGCCGACGTGCCGCCGCACGAAAATCCGGGTGTGCAGCTTGGGCTCGCCATGGGCCTTGCCGGCCTCGAAGGCCGCGACAAGGTGACGATCACCTCGTCGCAGAAGATCGCCGATTTCGGCGCCTGGGCTGAGCAACTGATTGCGGAATCCACCGGCAAGGACGGCAAGGGCCTGATCCCGATCGACGGCGAGCCGCTCGGCGGTCCCTCGCTTTACGGCGACGACCGCTTCTTCATCGATATTAGGACCGAAGGCGAGGACGACGCCTCGCATGATGATCGGCTCAAGGCGCTCGAGGCGGCCGGACATCCCGTGGTTCGCATCGTCATGAAGTCGATCGACCACATCGGCCAGGAGTTTTTCCGGTTTGAGATGGCGACCGCTGTCGCGGGTGCAATCCTCGGCATAAATCCGTTCAACCAGCCTGATGTGGAAGCGGCCAAGATCAAGACGCGCGAGCTGACGGGTGCATTCGAGAAGACCGGCTCGCTCCCGGCGGAGACGCCTGTCGTTTCGACCGACGAGGCTGATCTTTTCACTGACGAGCACAACGCGGCCGAGCTGCGCAAGGCAGGCGCCGACGGCACGCTCGGCTCCTGGATCAAAGCGCATCTTTCGCGCTCCGACAGCGGCGACTACGTCGCGCTGCTCGCCTATATCGCGCGCAATCCCGGCACGATCGGCTCGCTGCAGAAGATGCGGCTTGCGGTGCGCGACACGCACCATCTGGCAACCTGCGCCGAATTCGGCCCGCGCTTCCTGCATTCCACCGGCCAAGCCTATAAGGGTGGTCCCGACAGCGGCCTTTTCCTGCAGATCACGGCCGACGATGCAGAGGATTTGCCGGTGCCCGGACAGAAGGCCAGTTTCGGCATCATCAAGGCGGCGCAGGCGCGCGGCGATTTCGACGTGCTCACCGAACGCGGCAGGCGTGCGCTGCGGGTCCATCTCAAGGGCGATCTCGGATCGGGGCTGTCTGCGCTCGATGCGGCGATCGCAGAAGCGCTCAGTTAG
- the zwf gene encoding glucose-6-phosphate dehydrogenase, with the protein MAVGQTTQKKPDPCSFVIFGVTGDLTHRLVVPALYNLAASDLLPDRFCLVGVARKGMTSDKLRQSLLKGLSQFATRPVDEAISGRLLDCLTCIEADPKDPASFDAMSKQLGELEAARNTGGNRLFYLATPPNAFLPISRELGRTGMLAENGAWRRLVVEKPFGTDLASAKALNGELLKLVDEHEIYRIDHYLGKETVQNILVLRFANGMFEPIWNRNHIDHVQITVDEQLGVGHRGSFYDQTGALRDMVPNHLFQLLSLVAMEPPIRFDAHSVRAEKADVLAAIQGQSEAEALRNSVRGQYLAGRIGDSEIADYRKIEDVARGSTTETYVALKLMIDNWRWAGVPFYLRTGKALGVKRTEVAIKFKQAPFAMFNCTPVERLAQNFLVIGVAPNEGIALQFNTKVPGPSILIDGVEMKFRYKDYFKAEPSTGYETLIYDCMIGDNILFQRADSVEAGWKAVQPFLDAWKKAEAEGLKTYKAGSEGPQEANELLTRDGRSWRKLG; encoded by the coding sequence ATGGCGGTCGGTCAAACAACACAGAAGAAGCCCGATCCCTGTTCCTTCGTCATCTTCGGCGTGACCGGCGACCTCACGCACCGGCTGGTCGTCCCTGCCCTCTATAATCTCGCCGCCAGCGATCTCCTGCCGGACCGGTTCTGCCTGGTCGGCGTCGCGCGCAAGGGCATGACGAGCGACAAACTGCGCCAGAGCCTGCTGAAGGGCCTTAGCCAGTTCGCGACCCGGCCGGTGGACGAGGCGATTTCGGGGCGTCTCCTGGACTGCCTCACCTGCATCGAAGCCGATCCGAAGGATCCGGCTTCGTTCGACGCGATGAGCAAACAGCTCGGCGAGCTGGAAGCCGCGCGAAACACCGGCGGCAACCGGCTGTTCTACCTGGCGACCCCACCCAATGCCTTCCTGCCGATCAGCCGCGAGCTTGGCCGTACCGGCATGCTGGCCGAGAACGGCGCGTGGCGGCGGCTGGTGGTGGAAAAGCCGTTCGGCACCGACCTCGCTTCCGCCAAGGCGCTGAACGGCGAATTGCTCAAACTCGTCGATGAGCACGAGATCTACCGGATCGATCACTATCTCGGCAAGGAGACGGTGCAGAACATTTTGGTGCTGCGCTTTGCCAACGGCATGTTCGAGCCGATCTGGAACCGCAACCATATCGATCATGTCCAGATCACGGTCGATGAACAGCTCGGCGTCGGCCACCGCGGCAGCTTCTATGACCAAACCGGCGCGCTGCGCGACATGGTGCCGAACCATCTTTTTCAACTGCTTTCGCTGGTCGCGATGGAGCCGCCGATCCGGTTCGATGCGCATTCGGTACGCGCTGAGAAGGCGGACGTATTGGCCGCGATCCAGGGCCAGAGCGAGGCCGAGGCGCTGCGGAATTCGGTACGCGGCCAGTATCTGGCCGGCCGGATCGGCGACAGCGAGATTGCCGACTACCGCAAGATCGAAGACGTCGCACGCGGCAGTACGACCGAAACTTATGTGGCGCTGAAACTGATGATCGACAACTGGCGCTGGGCCGGCGTTCCCTTCTACTTGCGTACCGGCAAGGCACTCGGCGTCAAGCGCACCGAAGTCGCGATCAAGTTCAAGCAGGCGCCGTTCGCGATGTTCAACTGCACGCCGGTGGAACGGCTGGCGCAGAACTTTCTCGTGATCGGCGTCGCACCGAACGAAGGCATCGCGCTGCAGTTCAACACCAAGGTGCCCGGCCCCTCGATCCTTATCGACGGCGTGGAGATGAAGTTTCGCTACAAGGACTATTTCAAGGCGGAGCCTTCGACCGGCTACGAGACGCTGATCTACGACTGCATGATCGGCGACAACATCCTGTTCCAGCGCGCCGACAGCGTCGAGGCCGGTTGGAAGGCGGTGCAGCCGTTCCTCGATGCCTGGAAGAAGGCGGAGGCCGAGGGGTTGAAGACCTACAAGGCCGGCAGCGAAGGACCGCAGGAAGCGAACGAACTGTTGACCCGCGACGGCCGAAGCTGGCGAAAGCTCGGGTGA